The genomic DNA CCGGCCGCATGGTCGAGTCGGGACCGGTGCGCCCCGGCCGCACGGAGGCGGGCCGGAACGGCTCGCGCGACCCGCAGGGCGGTTTCGTCAAGGACGAGGACGATCTCGTTGACTGACTTCCTGACGAACCTTGTGACGGCTCCCGACACGGCGGATCGACAGGGCGCCGACCACGATGCCGCCGCGCGTACCACCGGCCGCCGGGCCGCCGCCCGCACCGCCGAGGATGTGCCCGCCGCACGCACCACCGGGGAGGGGGCCCCTGCCCGGACCGCCCGTCGTCCCCGCGGCTTCGACACCGCACGACGGCTGCGGTCCCTGACCGGCGTGGACGAGGAACTGCTCGCCAGGGTCCGGTACGAGCGGAGCAAGTACACGGCCCTGGGCGGGGTGGTGCTCGGCACTTCCGTCATCGCGGCGTTCTCCATGTGGAACTTCGCGACCGAGGCGCTCGGAGGGTTCTCTCCGGTGGTCCTCGTCCCGACGGTCATCTGGATGCTGTTCGTGCTCAACCTCGACCGCTGGCTGGTCACTCCGCAGCCCAACGCGCGGCGGCGGGTCGGACCCCTTCTCACGCGCCTGCTCATCGCCCTGATGCTCGGCATGGTGATCGCCGAGCCCCTGGTACTGCGCATCTTCCAGACGGCCATCGAGCAGCACGTCGCCGATGAACGTACGGACGCGATCGACCGGTTGCGTACGAACCTGGTGCGCTGCAACCCCGTACCGTCCACGACGCGGACCATCACCCCGGAGGGATGCGGCAGGTCGTACGTCCTCTCGTTCGGCGATACGCCCGGCGAACGGGTCGAGGAACTGGCCGCCCTGCGTTCGGACGCCGCCGCCCTGCAGAAGCGGGTGGACCGTGACACCGCAAGGCTGGAGGGCATCGACTCCGACGTACGGAACGAGTGCCGCAAGCTGATCCGTATAGCTGCCACCGGCCTGTACCAGCGGACGTCCGAGTGCCTGCGCCTGCGCGACAAGGCGCAGGACTACCGGGCGACCCACCGCACCAGCGAGAACGAGAAGCGGCTGACCCGTATGAACAGGCGGACCCTGGAGATCGAGGCGGAACAGACCGTGTCGCGCGGCGCCTTCCTCAAGGCACGGGCCGACGGTATCGAGCGGCGGCTGGGCGAGGAGCGCGCCAAGCAGAAGGGGATCGGTGTCCTGGAACGGATGCGGGCGCTTGACCGGCTCGCGGCCGGGAACCCGGTGCTCTTCGTGGGCATCTGGCTGGTCCGCCTGCTGTTCGTCCTCCTCGATGTGCTCCCCGTACTGGTGAAGTACCTGAGCGGCGAGTCCGCGTACGACCGCATGCTCACCAGCGCGAGCAACAGCGCCGTCAAGATCCACGACGAGGAGGCCCGGCTCGCCGAGCGCCGGGCCATGGCGAACATCGAGATCGCTCAGGACGCCATCGAACAGGAGGTCCGGCGGCACCGTGCCGAGTCGGAGGCGGCGTTCCGGGAACACACGGCAGCGATGAACATCCGGGTCCGGCAGGCGGTGAACGCGCTGGAGGACGAGATCCGCCGCTCGTCGGCGGTCTGACACTTCCGCCCGCGCCGGCCAGGAACACAGCAGCCGGGAACACGGAAACCAGAAACACAGCACCACGGCCGCCTCGCATGCCGGGGCGGCCGCCCGACACCGACCGGAACGGAGGGGGAAGCATGACCACACCCGGGGGCGACGGCGGCGTGGACCCGGACAACGACGCCGCGGCCGACCACAGCGCGGAACTCGCGAGGGTCCTGCTGTCCGAGGCCCGTGAGGAACTCACGAAGGCCGACAGCAAAGCCGGCCTCATACTCGCGTCCCTGGGCGGGGCCCTGACCGCCCTGCTCGGCGCGATCGGCAGCGGCGTCATCGCCCTGCGGCAGTACGCCGTCGTCCCGCAGTTCTTCCTCTGGCTGGCCTGCGCCGCTTGCGTACCGGCACTCGTCCTGCTGGGCCTGGCCATCACTCCGCGGCTCGGCAGTCCCCACTACGCCCGCACGCACTACTTCGGCGACGCGAGGCTCGCGATGTCGGCCGCTCACCTGGAGCGGACGGTGCGCCGCACCGATGTCGTGTCCCGGGACCTGAGCCAGCTGGCGATCCTGTCCCAGATTGCCTGGACCAAATACCGCTGCATACGCCATGCACTTTTCTGGGGCACGGTCTTCTTCGCGTCCGCGCTGCTGGGCATCGTGATCGGAGCATCGACCTGAGGGAAAGCGCTCAGCGTCACAGCGGCGGCCGAGGAAGGGCGGACCGCCCGATCACCGGACCTGAGCCGGTCCCAGAAGAGCCCCGGAAACCACTCAGGGGCCCGACCCGCTTTCGCGGATCAGGCCCCTGACCTGGTGTTTCAGCTGTCGGGGTGGCGGGATTTGAACCCACGACCTCTTCGTCCCGAATGAGGGCCGGTTACTGATCTAGCCAGTGCGGATGGCGTTTGCGCTGGTCAGAGCGTCGGTCTGTCTTGGTCTCGGGTGGTCTCGAAGGGGCTTGGGGAGCGGGTTGGCTCCCAGATGGCTCCCAGCGAGACCTCAGGCAACCGCTGCTGAGTCCGCGTTTCGCGCCACCCACGGAGGCCGACGAGGCGAGCAGTTCGACATTCGGCTGAGCCACGCGGAGCTGGCCCAGCATTCTGCAGCAGGCGACCACGCGACATACGGCGCATGGAACAATCCTGTCAGCCCCGACCTGCCCTGGACCGGGGGGCTGCGCTATGTCCGTTAACCATCGCAATTCTTGCTCACCTCTGCGGATCTACGTGTCAAAGAGGGTAATGCTCATGGGCTGCCCTGATCGCCGGACCTGTCAGGGCAGCCCAGCCCTACCTGGAGCCTGGCAGACTGCGATTGTGATACGCGAACCAGCAGAACTGCAGATCGATGACGACGGCCGCGTGTCCCTGCCGCTGGGGCTCCTCGCGGAGGCGGGCCTGGATGCAGGCGGCCGGATCCTGGCGTTCAGCGACGGCGACGGGCGCATTGTGCTGCAGCGAGAGGTAGACGCCTTCAAGGCCCTGCTGCAGGACGGAACTCTGTGAGTGGGGAGCCCACCGCCGCGAGGCCATTCCCGTTGCAGCGATCGGGGAGGTCGGTGTGCAGCCAGGTGGCGTCCGTGGGTGCGAGACTTGCGACCGCCCGACCTCGGCACGGGGAAGCGCCGAGAATGGAGTTGGACGGACAGGAACAGGTCCTCGCCGGGCGGGACGCCCTGGAGGAAGTTGTCTCTGAGCTGCTGGGAGTATGAGCGAGCAAGAAGTACCAGAAGCGCCGGCCGAGCAGTGGACACTGCCGGAGGGGTCGTGGGCGTCGTCGGCCGCGACCCGGCGGAGCATGCTTGGCAACCGAAGTCGTGATACCGAGCCCGAGCTGCTCCTCCGCTCGCTTGTCCACGCCGCTGGACTGCGCTACCGGGTAGCGGCAAAGCCGCTCCCGAAGATGCGCCGCACGGCCGACATGGTCTTCCGCCCTACGAAGGTCGCAGTCTTTATCGACGGCTGCTTCTGGCACGGCTGCCCGGAGCACTTCGTGATGCCCAAGACGAATCGGCTGTACTGGGAAGAAAAGATCGGCCGGAACATCCAGCGCGACCGGGACACAGACAACCGCCTCACGGAGGCAGGCTGGCTGGTGCTCCGTTTCTGGGAACACCTCGAACCAGAGGCGTGTGCCGCCACTGTCATCGAGGCAGTGGCGGCCCGGCGGCAGGAGGTCCAAGCCTCAAAGCACGCGAAGAAGACCTCCTGACCGTCACGTCGCTGGCGGCAGCGGTCAGCTGAACTCCGCCGAGTTCAGCGAGAAGAGCTCGTACCAGTGGTGGCCTTTTTGGCCTCTCTACGAGATGGAGTTGATCAAACCTGGCGGGACCTGGTCAGCTCCCGTCGTAGGCCACCTGCAGTCGCGTGGTGCTCTTAGCCGTGTGCAAAAAGGCGTCGCCCTGTCCGGCCAGAGCTTCGGCTCCCGTCTCGTCCAGAATGATGCGGCTGTCGGTCGCTGTCTTGACCCGCAGGGCGAGTTGGGCAGGGAAGTTGGAGCGGATGGTCGTAGAGATGACGTCCGCACTCGGTCGCTGCGTGGCTGTAATGACGTGGATGCCCGCAGCGCGGGCTTTCTGCGTCAGGCGCTTGAGCAGCGCTTCGATCTGCTTCTTCTCTTCGGGATCGCTAGTGAGATCGGCGTACTCATCAAGGACGATGACGATCCAGGGCTTTCGATCTGCCTTGTCGACCTTGGCGTTGTACTCGACGAGCTTGCGTGTGCGGATTGCCTTCATGTCCTTGTAGCGCACGGCCATCTCTTCGACGGTTTCCTCAAGGATCTCGATGGCGTCGGCAGCGTCCATACCGATCACGCCGTCAAGGTGCGGGTCATCCTCGAAGTCGACAAGCTCGGTGCCCTTGGGATCAACGAGGCGGAGTCGCAGGGTGCTCTTGTCGTACCGGACCAGGCCCTTGAGGATCGTATCCAGCGCGACGGACTTTCCTGATCCGGTAGTGCCGGCCACCAGCAAGTGCGGTGAGTCTGCAGAGGAGAGGTCAATGGTGACAGGGTTGCCCTCGATGTCGGCGCCCAGCGGGGCGATGAGGCTCTCGGGATTGGCCGGGCACCGCAGCCACAGCGCCTTGGCGTCGACCCCGTACTTCTCGTCGTCGATCTTGGGGATCTCGAAGAGCACGGAGCCGCGGTCGCTGCGGGCACGAATGCTGAACCCGGAGGGGAGCGCCAGGGCCAGGAAGATCTCGTCGCGTCGGTTGGTCAGCTTGTCCACGGTGACCCCAGGATTGGGGATGAACCGGAAGATATAGAAGCCGGGTCCCTCCTGCCACTTGCCGACCTCCGGTGCGGTGACCGCGACCTTGTGGCGGGCAAAGACGTCAACGATCTTGTTGTATCGAAGCGCCAGCTCCTCCTCGGAGAGCCCACCGCGGGAAGCTTTCAGAGGTGCAGGACCTGCCTCTGCGGCAGGGTGACGCGCAAGTACCGCTCCTGGCGCAGCTGTTAGAGCGGCCGCCCCGCCGGCCTCGGCAGATGCCGTTGTTTCTTCCAGAGTGGGCGGTTCGGCGGAAAGGCCCACAGAGGAGGTTTCGACGGTAGTGTCAGCGGCCTTCATGGTCCCGCTGAGGTCTCCAGAGACAACAAGGGGATCGGCGTTGGTGGGGTCCTCCTTGGCGCGTAGAGCGCCGATGAGGTTCAGCAGTTCCCGTTTGTTCAACCTCACCAGGGTGTGCCTGCCGAGGCTTCCGACCGCGGGTGCCGACTGATCGTCCTCTGCCGAGATAGCCACGGCAACGCCAGTGACGTGGCCGAGCTGGACATCCTCGGAGCGTAGGGCATCAAGGACCTTCGCCTCGACCTGGCGGTGGTCGTCATTACCGATCAGGGTACGAGCTGGAAGGTCTTCGGCCTGCGTGGTCTTTCCACTGGTCTGAGCGATCGCGGCAGCAAGCTCGTCCAGCCAGAAGGGGCGGTCGTGGCGAGCTTCGCCGTCCGAACGGAAGGCGTCCCTACACAGGTCAGTGGTGCGGTTGAGCTGTTCCTCAGCCGAACCGACGTCGAAGGTCTGGCGGAACTTGGACTCGGCGACCAGGACATCCAGGCGAACAGTGCCGTCGTCCTGGACCGTCAGCACAAACCGGCCGAGGTCGGCACGGGTCTTGTGTCCGCGGCCGAACCAGCGGTGGTGCTCGTCGAAGCTGATCCACGTGACCAGGCTCGTGCCCTGCCTAGAGACGGGAAACTGCTGGTCGATGACAAACCGCGTGGCTACCAGGCCGACGACTTCGTTGACCGTAGTGCCAATGCCGAGGGAGCGCAGCACGGCGCCAGGGGCCACGTTGCGGCCGACCTCGTAGATTCGTTTAGCGGTGCTTTCCGAGTCCTGCGGGGTGACGACACCGATCTGCTCAAGGCGGCGGCACAGTCGCTGAACGACGAACTGCCGACCGGTCTGCGAGCTGACAATGAGGGTGTAGGACTCGTTCTTGCCGACGCTGGGCTTGACGAGGATGACGTCAGGGCGGTTGCGCAGGGCATCGATTTGCTCACGGCCGATGAAGCTGTCGAGAGTGACGACCCAGTGGGCCACACGGTGCAGGGTCTCGAACAGGTTCTGGTGCTGGTCGAACTGCACCTGCATCTCGAAGTAGTCGATGCCGTCGACACTCTCCCGGGAGACCGGGGAACGGCGGTCGTAGCGCACGCACAAGGTCGACCAGGACTCAAGAGTCTCGTCGGCGGTCTCAGGCAACAGCGCTCTCACGACGTTCTCGCTGGTCTGAGCCAGGTTGTGTGAGGCTGGGTGCTTCCAGGGGTTGAAGTAGCCCGACAGGGACTCCTTCTTGGTGCTCTCCTTCATACTGGTCTGCGTGCCGAACAGTGCCGGCGCCAGAGCGAGGTCGATGGTGTCCTCCAGCCCTGACAGGTCTGCTTCCTGGTCGGGCTCCCATGCCTGAAGGATCAGTTGGACGTCGGGCAGGAAGCTGTCGTCGGACATCTCCGTACCGGAGAACTGCAGGTCGAAACCCTGGATGATCTCGTGGTGGGTGGCCTGCGGAGCCAGTACAACCAGATCAACTTTCAGACGAGGGTTCTTGGCCCGCATCTGCTTGGCCACGCGCATCGGTAGGACAGGGTCGCCGTTGCGGTCCAGAAGCAGTACGCGCAGCCCATCAAGCTTGTGGGGGTAGGTCGTCAGGTAGTCGGTGATGACGCGGACCATCTCGTCGATCGCGGTCTCGTCGACGCTGGAGAGCCAGTCCTTGGACTCGTTTCCGCCGTAGCGGACCGGTGCGTACTCCTCGTGCCCGGCCGACTCCCGCATCGGAATGGCAATCGTGCCGCCGGGACCGACGAGGACAGCAGGTGTCCCGTGTGGGGAGATACGGTCAATGGCGTCGAAGAAGAGCTCCTCGTTTTCCTGGTTTAGGCTCAGACCTCCCTCCTTGTTCAGGGCGGTCTCGATGCTGTCAGCAGCCTCCTCGTAGTTCTTTGCCAGCCAGCGCAGCTTCAGCGGGTGAGTGGCCAGCATCATCATGCGGTGGTCGGCAAGCCCGACAACATCGGTCAGGACGACAGCCTCGAGGTCTGCGTTCGGAGCGTTGTCGGGAACCAGGGTGGTGCGAGCTTCGCGGAGCACGCCTTCCCACTCACGTACGTAATCGTTGATCTTCCCGGCGTCAAGCCCGTCGCAGAAGCGGCTGAAATGCTCCAGCCTGAGGCGCTCCAGCTGACTGGCAAACTGCGATTCGGAAACAGGCAAGGGTTCGTCGGCCTGCCACTGCCGGGGGTCATTGAACCTTTCGAGGAAGGTGTCAAAGGTCAATTTACCGGTCTGGCCAGGGGGAGTTTGCCAGCCGTGTATGAGAGCCGCCAGCGCGATCTGCCCCGGGATGCCAAGAGGGTCCCAGCGAAAGCGTCGCTGGGCGCCGTCCATCTCGACCAGGATGCGCAGCGGGGCCCACTCCGTGTTCGGATCGAACGGCTCGTCCTCCTCCGGGAGGGGCGGCTTGGTCAGGTCCAACAGGCACTTCTTGACGTCCAGAGTCAGGCGAAGACCGGTGGATTCCCGGACGTCATCCAGGGTGTTGGCGTACAGGAAAGCGAAGAGCCAACGGCTCCACCGCCCAACTTCCTGGTTGCCTTCCAGCCCGACGACGACGGAGCCTTCCTCTTCATCGGAGAAGTAGGTCAGCTCGCGCAGCAGGGCACGCAGTGGGTCCTGGACGAACTGAGAGTCCGGAAAGGCAAGCTTCTCGACTTTGCGGCGCGACCGCTTGGACAGCAGGTCGGCCAGAGGCTCCGCCCCGCCGATAGGAGCCTCGTCAAGGAAACGCTGTGCGGCTTCCTGATCTCCGAGGTCGAGTGCATCTTCGATCACCATGGCGTCGAACTCGTCGACCCGATCTGCGTCGGCCTTCTCGATCTCCTGCCGGACCTGCTGGCCCAGGCCGATCTTCTTGGACTTCTGCTCGAAGACTTCCAGCCAGAGGGTCAGGTCCTGCTCTCGGCGCAACTGACGAGAATCCTGCGGAGTGGAGCCACTGCGATTGAGGTTGAGTACGAGGCCGCGCATGAGCTCCTTGGCAGTCTCGGAGTCCGTGCCGACGTGGTCCAAGGATTCCGCACTGAACTCGGTCGCGCTTATGCGGTCTATCAGGTCGTCCTCGGTGATCTCCTTGCCCGTGGGCTGCTTGAAGGCACTTACCGAGACGTTCTTCTTGATCCGGGTGGGCAGCGCGGCGGGCTTGACGAAGAGTCCTCGGTCTGGGAAGAGATCAAGAGCCGGCAGGGCAGCAGAGATCTCCGGGTAGACCACGTCAGGGGTGCGGACCTGAGTTGCTGCGACCTTCTGCGCAGTGTCGACCAGGAAGGCTGCCCAGCGGTGCAAGGACCGGGGCTCCTCATCCGTGACGGCACCCCAGATCGCCGGCAGAACGGTGCCCATCGCGGCTGGAACAGTGCCGATACCCCCCGCTTCCCGCCATGCTTCCGCCATGAATCTGTCGAACCCACGCTCGCCGGAGGAGTCACGGTAGTTGCCCAGGATCGTGGCATCGTTCAGGGCGTTCATGGCCGCCAGCCCCTGTGCGTCCGGAGACTGCCCCCACTCGAAGAGCAACACCGCCCTGCCCTGTCCTGAATTTCGCCACTTGGTCAGCTGGTCCTGCGGCCCCAACAGGTAGTCAGCGGGGACACCTTCGATTGGCTCTGAGGTGCCGACCTTGACGACAACCTGACAGTCCTGCGAGCCCAACAGCTGCCGGGCAGTGCGGCGGAGAGCCTCGGCCACGGTCGGTCGGTCGAAGCCGCTGACCCGTAGGACGGCGCGGGCCCCGTTGGCCTCAGTGACCTTGCGAAGTGCTTCGTCGGCGACGAACCGCCCGAGCGCTCGGATGCTGCTGTCGGTCACCGGGGCTCCCCTCGAACCATGCTGGTTGCATCTGAATATTGAGTGAGCAGACCAATAGCGGCGAGTTTCTCCCGGAACGCCTTGCCGTTGTGGTCAAGGACCGATGGGTCGACCTCGTAGGCCAACGGGCTCGCTGCCGCGACCTTGTCCTCCATCACAAGCCCATACCTCTCGTACAGCAGCGTGCAGAACTTGTCGAACTCCATCTCCGCTTCCTGAGCGACGGTGGCAGAGACCAGAGCCTCGAGCATCGGTGGCTTCATGGTGAAGTGTCGTCGTCCGGCCGTCGCGTTCAAGGCTCCGACAGCGGCGAGGGTCTCGCTGAAGAACGCTCGGGGTGAGGCGACCGCGGTGCCGCCTTCCTTCATGAATCTCTCGTAGCGGCGTTTTTTACCCTCGTCGCCTTCGGCTTCGCCGATCATCACCTGGGCCTGGACGTTGATCGCTTTGACGATGTCGTTGCGGAAGCCAGCGAGGTTCTTCTGCGATTCCCTGCGCAGCGGGGTTGCCTCGTTGCCGAAGTCCAACAGGATCGACTCACGGTTGGTGGCACCGAGCTTGGTGCGTGCGAGGTGGAGCTGATGGCGTGCCAAGCAGTAGGGGACCCAGTGCATGAGGCTCTCCGTGCGCTTGGCCCTCGGGACCGTAGCGATCCGACTGACGATGTTGCAGGTCCCCTCCCTCAGCAGATCAGGCCACGGGCTGAGCTCCTCATACAGCTCGATTCCTGTGTCTGAGCCCTCCACGGGAGCTTCGTCGTAGTCGAAGTCGTGCGCGCTGAGGGCCTTCGCGAGATTGCCCAGCGGGGTTTCGCTGTCCTGCACGAGGTCGCTCAGGCCCTGCCGGGTCGCTTCCTTGCGGTCAGGATCGAGGTCGGCACGAAGGGCTTTGTAGGCCCAACTCCCACCATCGCGGAAGAGGTAGCGCTCGATAATAGGAGCGTTGATGCCGACATCGACTTTGGTGGCCTGCTTGCGCTTCTTAGCGCTCTTCTTGGCATCGATTTGCTTGACTCGTCGTTCGACTGCGTCGTAATGGATGAGCTCACCGACGAACGGATAGATGTGCGCGCCGAACCAACTGGGCTGGCTGCGACGCCCTGGGATCTCAACCAACAGGGAGGAGAACAGGGCGTGGAGCGTTTCCATCGTCTCGGGAGAGTCCAGCTCGACGGCCTTGCCTAGTTCTTCATCGCCCTCGACTATGGGGGCCTTGGTCGCGATTCGCCGGGCCAGGTCGTGCGAGGTTCTCTTGTAAGCCGTGCCGGCTCCGTTGTCCAGGAGCCCTGCGAACTGCTCCGGGTCCTCCTGATGCGCCAGGTAGACGCCGCGGGCGATCGCGAGCATCTCAAGCGGGATGTAGAAACCGCGGCCCTGCTGTTCGAGATTCACCCCAAAGAGGCGAAGGACCACCTCGGCCTTGGAACGATCAGCCATTACGCACGCACCGACCTGATCTTGTCGCCGACGTCGATCATGAGTTTTCGCATGACGTTGCCCACCAGTACCTGGATCTCGTCGTCCTTGTTCGACGAGTCAGCCAGCTCAGCCAGGGATCCACTCAGGCCGCGGATCTCTGCCTCGTGCTGCACCTCGCTGCGCAGGCCCGCGGCCCACCGCGTCAACAACTCGAAACGCAAGAGGTCCGCTTCCACCGAGACTGCGTCCTGGTCAGGGGCGACGGCTGGGATACGGATGTAGATGGCCCGGTTGAGCCACTCGACGGCGTTCCGCATCTCGGGGGTGGTGCTCGTCCCGGCTTCCCGTTGCCACTGGGTGACCTGGTCGACCACCTCGACGCCCTTGCTGGGCACTCGCCGGGAGACCACGGCCGCGCGGGCGCGGTGTGTGAAGAAGGCGGGGTCAAGTACGAAGAAGTCAGGGTTGCTCGATGCCCGGTGAATGCCCTGGACGGCCTCCAGGCCCTTGAGAAATAGGTCTCGCACTCTGGTGTCTGCCGGGTCCCGGTTCTTGTCCTGGACACGCACAAAGTCGTCTCCGGCCTGCAGACCCATTCGGGCGAAACGGTCCGTATCGTCGTCACTGTTGAAGAAGTCGGCTCGCCGCAGGAACGTGTACAGGCCCCGCAACTGTTCGGCCTGCTTCTGGGCGTCCCGATTCGTGCGGACCTTCTGCAGGTAGCTGCTGGCATCCGCGGGAGGGAAGTCGCCCCCCGTATCTGGGTCCAGTCGGTCGTCGACCTGGCGACGGGAGACCCGGCCCGGGTCCAACTTCCGTAGCGCGAAGAAGGCAGGAACCAGGTGGCGCTGTTGCTGACTCAACCGGTCGCCGAAGAGCGCTTGGTGGTACAGGTGGGGAGCTTGCCACTGCCGGTTCGAATGCGACCGCTGGTACCTGGCGTGGACGTCATCGCAGGAGAGGCCGCCGGTGAGCATGTAGCTGGTGACCGACAGCGCCTGACGTGTCGTGATTACGGCCCCGGTCCGCTCGGCCGCAGCGAACATGTCCCGGATCGCGACCCGGCGCTGTGGCCCGCGGGTGGGATCACTCAGTTCGTTGCGATTGGCCAGGATCGGGCAGACCTTGCGTGCATCACAGGTCTCGCACCGCTTCCACCGCGATGACTGGGTCGTTGTC from Streptomyces sp. NBC_00654 includes the following:
- a CDS encoding DUF4407 domain-containing protein produces the protein MTDFLTNLVTAPDTADRQGADHDAAARTTGRRAAARTAEDVPAARTTGEGAPARTARRPRGFDTARRLRSLTGVDEELLARVRYERSKYTALGGVVLGTSVIAAFSMWNFATEALGGFSPVVLVPTVIWMLFVLNLDRWLVTPQPNARRRVGPLLTRLLIALMLGMVIAEPLVLRIFQTAIEQHVADERTDAIDRLRTNLVRCNPVPSTTRTITPEGCGRSYVLSFGDTPGERVEELAALRSDAAALQKRVDRDTARLEGIDSDVRNECRKLIRIAATGLYQRTSECLRLRDKAQDYRATHRTSENEKRLTRMNRRTLEIEAEQTVSRGAFLKARADGIERRLGEERAKQKGIGVLERMRALDRLAAGNPVLFVGIWLVRLLFVLLDVLPVLVKYLSGESAYDRMLTSASNSAVKIHDEEARLAERRAMANIEIAQDAIEQEVRRHRAESEAAFREHTAAMNIRVRQAVNALEDEIRRSSAV
- a CDS encoding Pycsar system effector family protein, producing the protein MTTPGGDGGVDPDNDAAADHSAELARVLLSEAREELTKADSKAGLILASLGGALTALLGAIGSGVIALRQYAVVPQFFLWLACAACVPALVLLGLAITPRLGSPHYARTHYFGDARLAMSAAHLERTVRRTDVVSRDLSQLAILSQIAWTKYRCIRHALFWGTVFFASALLGIVIGAST
- a CDS encoding very short patch repair endonuclease, with product MSEQEVPEAPAEQWTLPEGSWASSAATRRSMLGNRSRDTEPELLLRSLVHAAGLRYRVAAKPLPKMRRTADMVFRPTKVAVFIDGCFWHGCPEHFVMPKTNRLYWEEKIGRNIQRDRDTDNRLTEAGWLVLRFWEHLEPEACAATVIEAVAARRQEVQASKHAKKTS
- a CDS encoding FtsK/SpoIIIE domain-containing protein, whose protein sequence is MTDSSIRALGRFVADEALRKVTEANGARAVLRVSGFDRPTVAEALRRTARQLLGSQDCQVVVKVGTSEPIEGVPADYLLGPQDQLTKWRNSGQGRAVLLFEWGQSPDAQGLAAMNALNDATILGNYRDSSGERGFDRFMAEAWREAGGIGTVPAAMGTVLPAIWGAVTDEEPRSLHRWAAFLVDTAQKVAATQVRTPDVVYPEISAALPALDLFPDRGLFVKPAALPTRIKKNVSVSAFKQPTGKEITEDDLIDRISATEFSAESLDHVGTDSETAKELMRGLVLNLNRSGSTPQDSRQLRREQDLTLWLEVFEQKSKKIGLGQQVRQEIEKADADRVDEFDAMVIEDALDLGDQEAAQRFLDEAPIGGAEPLADLLSKRSRRKVEKLAFPDSQFVQDPLRALLRELTYFSDEEEGSVVVGLEGNQEVGRWSRWLFAFLYANTLDDVRESTGLRLTLDVKKCLLDLTKPPLPEEDEPFDPNTEWAPLRILVEMDGAQRRFRWDPLGIPGQIALAALIHGWQTPPGQTGKLTFDTFLERFNDPRQWQADEPLPVSESQFASQLERLRLEHFSRFCDGLDAGKINDYVREWEGVLREARTTLVPDNAPNADLEAVVLTDVVGLADHRMMMLATHPLKLRWLAKNYEEAADSIETALNKEGGLSLNQENEELFFDAIDRISPHGTPAVLVGPGGTIAIPMRESAGHEEYAPVRYGGNESKDWLSSVDETAIDEMVRVITDYLTTYPHKLDGLRVLLLDRNGDPVLPMRVAKQMRAKNPRLKVDLVVLAPQATHHEIIQGFDLQFSGTEMSDDSFLPDVQLILQAWEPDQEADLSGLEDTIDLALAPALFGTQTSMKESTKKESLSGYFNPWKHPASHNLAQTSENVVRALLPETADETLESWSTLCVRYDRRSPVSRESVDGIDYFEMQVQFDQHQNLFETLHRVAHWVVTLDSFIGREQIDALRNRPDVILVKPSVGKNESYTLIVSSQTGRQFVVQRLCRRLEQIGVVTPQDSESTAKRIYEVGRNVAPGAVLRSLGIGTTVNEVVGLVATRFVIDQQFPVSRQGTSLVTWISFDEHHRWFGRGHKTRADLGRFVLTVQDDGTVRLDVLVAESKFRQTFDVGSAEEQLNRTTDLCRDAFRSDGEARHDRPFWLDELAAAIAQTSGKTTQAEDLPARTLIGNDDHRQVEAKVLDALRSEDVQLGHVTGVAVAISAEDDQSAPAVGSLGRHTLVRLNKRELLNLIGALRAKEDPTNADPLVVSGDLSGTMKAADTTVETSSVGLSAEPPTLEETTASAEAGGAAALTAAPGAVLARHPAAEAGPAPLKASRGGLSEEELALRYNKIVDVFARHKVAVTAPEVGKWQEGPGFYIFRFIPNPGVTVDKLTNRRDEIFLALALPSGFSIRARSDRGSVLFEIPKIDDEKYGVDAKALWLRCPANPESLIAPLGADIEGNPVTIDLSSADSPHLLVAGTTGSGKSVALDTILKGLVRYDKSTLRLRLVDPKGTELVDFEDDPHLDGVIGMDAADAIEILEETVEEMAVRYKDMKAIRTRKLVEYNAKVDKADRKPWIVIVLDEYADLTSDPEEKKQIEALLKRLTQKARAAGIHVITATQRPSADVISTTIRSNFPAQLALRVKTATDSRIILDETGAEALAGQGDAFLHTAKSTTRLQVAYDGS